The window GCTGTTAGGAGTTGAATTAGCAAAAAAGATAGTCAGTCATAAAGAAAGTACAGGTGACCTGGTGGTGTTTCCTTTAATGCTGGCGATGATTATAGGGCGGATCGGCTGCTTTCTTACCGGAGTTTATGAAGAAACCTACGGCATTCCTACAGACTCTGTTTTTGGGATGCATCTGGGAGATCAATACCTCAGGCATCCGGTTGCTTTATATGAAATAGTATTTCTGATTATTCTATGGCTGGGATTAAGATATATTCAGAAACAGAAGAATTATAAGTCAGGCTTTCTTTTTCAGATCTTTATGCTGAGCTACTTTACATTCAGGTTTTTATTAGATTTTATAAAACCACGGGTTGAATTTGCTGGAAATCTGGGAACCATACAG of the Chryseobacterium aureum genome contains:
- a CDS encoding prolipoprotein diacylglyceryl transferase, with the protein product MDFPVTFHLFGKTILAHPLFEAGGMFLGMRYYFYLKRKSREKLSFNTSAAVLIGATAGALIGSKLIGNLENPYTLFENFSIKKFWSNNTIVGGLAFGLLGVELAKKIVSHKESTGDLVVFPLMLAMIIGRIGCFLTGVYEETYGIPTDSVFGMHLGDQYLRHPVALYEIVFLIILWLGLRYIQKQKNYKSGFLFQIFMLSYFTFRFLLDFIKPRVEFAGNLGTIQLVCICIIIYYIYALKNTQTTLKYSR